The stretch of DNA tttatctaatatataataataaattttgttttatctatttaaaacaaaactctttaatatatttgctattctttatttaaattatataaaattataaatttttgaaaattgttacagatatagtaaaatacacaaaatacataatataaatcacatttggtatcaaaaagttaaagataaaattatatataatataaaatgcaaaatacatCACATAAGATAAATAATTCGGGTANNNNNNNNNNNNNNNNNNNNNNNNNNNNNNNNNNNNNNNNNNNNNNNNNNNNNNNNNNNNNNNNNNNNNNNNNNNNNNNNNNNNNNNNNNNNNNNNNNNNNNNNNNNNNNNNNNNNNNNNNNNNNNNNNNNNNNNNNNNNNNNNNNNNNNNNNNNNNNNNNNNNNNNNNNNNNNNNNNNNNNNNNNNNNNNNNNNNNNNNNNNNNNNNNNNNNNNNNNNNNNNNNNNNNNNNNNNNNNNNNNNNNNNNNNNNNNNNNNNNNNNNNNNNNNNNNNNNNNNNNNNNNNNNNNNNNNNNNNNNNNNNNNNNNNNNNNNNNNNNNNNNNNNNNNNNNNNNNNNNNNNNNNNNNNNNNNNNNNNNNNNNNNNNNNNNNNNNNNNNNNNNNNNNNNNNNNNNNNNNNNNNNNNNNNNNNNNNNNNNNNNNNNNNNNNNNNNNNNNNNNNNNNNNNNNNNNNNNNNNNNNNNNNNNNNNNNNNNNNNNNNNNNNNNNNNNNNNNNNNNNNNNNNNNNNNNNNNNNNNNNNNNNNNNNNNNNNNNNNNNNNNNNNNNNNNNNNNNNNNNNNNNNNNNNNNNNNNNNNNNNNNNNNNNNNNNNNNNNNNNNNNNNNNNNNNNNNNNNNNNNNNNNNNNNNNNNNNNNNNNNNNNNNNNNNNNNNNNNNNNNNNNNNNNNNNNNNNNNNNNNNNNNNNNNNNNNNNNNNNNNNNNNNNNNNNNNNNNNNNNNNNNNNNNNNNNNNNNNNNNNNNNNNNNNNNNNNNNNNNNNNNNNNNNNNNNNNNNNNNNNNNNNNNNNNNNNNNNNNNNNNNNNNNNNNNNNNNNNNNNNNNNNNNNNNNNNNNNNNNNNNNNNNNNNNNNNccccaaaaaaaaaaaaaaaaaagaacccaacCTATAAGTAAGCCATAAGCTTTCTTTAATGCAAAGTCTAAATAAACTCAAATAAGTAAACAAACTTGTCATCTTCACATATACCACATATTTCGtgttgttaatatatatttggtaataTCAATGGATCGATCAATGTCAATCTATTCGTTCTCATTTGAAGCTTTGAGCCAAAATCAAGATGACAAAATTAGATAAAGGTCATGACCAAAATTAATCCGTTGAACCACAATTTTTTGGTAGTGGATATATTTTTCGTTTCAGTTGCTAAGTACACCGTACGACTagattttaatatcaaaaaagCTCACCTTCAAACCTAAAATAtaagttacaacttacaattaGTTGAATTTTGTTCCAAATTTGGCATGAAGACGAATCAAACTAGACCCAAGATATTGatgttaaaaaagaagaagaaaaaaaacacaaaacataaagcATTGTAGtggatatatatgtttgatattCAAAAGCTAACTGTACTatgattatataagattttattattagaaatttaTCGGATTTTAGACGCTCTTAAAATTGTGGTTATATATtcttgtcgtcgtcgtcgtccaATCTAGGATTTGTCTATTCAGATAGTGAAATTGcatgttattttcttctttgtaaacCTGTACGTATTAATATTCTTGTggattaccaaaaatataataactagTCTTCTTATAAGAATTAAGAGATCGAGACTCCAAAGTCCAAATCCATATTTTTGGTAATgatgctataaaaaaaatatgatatgtgAAGTAAAACTACGTACGGCGCATTATCCTTGTAGATCGagttgacaaaaagaagaaattgttaTAATTAGGTTGCAATAATTGGGATTTTAAGACATGGTTTGTAAGTGGTGAATTATCAATGTGTACGTCCACATGATTTTCCATCTAATCCTTTTATAAACTTTCTAATGTTTTGACCAAATCATTGAAAATTAGCTCAAACTTTACCTTAGGTTAGTTACGTAACGTACCagtatatttaatatttgatattttggatTTAATATAAATTACGTTATCAGAAATGTTACCCTTCTTTTTTGCATCAAAACTGTGCCTTAAATTAATAAAGCATTTCATTTTTCTCTATGCACGTAGAGATCGACATGAACTAACAAGGGTGCTTGCTTTatgaataacaacaacaactgtcgtcagaaaacaataaaacggaatcaaaacaataatagtaGTAAAATACTAATAGTAGCAACAAATAGTCATGTGGATTACATTTTCTTCGGCGTATACAACGGACCAAACATTGAAACAGCTAGCACATCAGATTTTTATAGTGAAGACATTTGTCAGTGCACAAGACTCAGGGCTTTCATTGCTCATATATATCAATTGCCGAATTTATTTGGTTCCATATCGTAGTTATGGACAATTGTATGTACAGTTAGCTAGAAAATCCCTTACTTATATCGGAATGTGGTATTATGATCAGAAGACAGAAACTAACATTTGTAGTTATCTTTTCTTGAATTCTGAACAATATGAAATGATCCATACAAGTTGTTGAAGCTATGACAAACTAATgttgcaagattttttttttttaattatttagtttcattATGTTTTTCGATTGCAAGTTGTTTTGATTACAAATAATTACAAGGTTAGGTTTTATGAGAAACCCTCTAATCTTAGAGTAAGTTTGTGAGTGCTTCTTAATAACGGTGGAGTTTTATTGATGGATTATTCGGTTTAATTACGAGAAATCAAACATGTTACagcactttttgtttttattttgaaacgtAATTTCAagctatatatagttttctcaTCGtaatttgttaaaaagttaagaggcttgtttttttatttccttccAATGATCCGATATAATGAATTTTCTGTTTCAAGTcttttataaaacaatattctattaaaacagaaaactaATGTGTCAGTGTTGATATCCaaatatatcatctttttttcaTGGTAATGTTCCTTAAAATACAActaaactttataataatataagagcAATAGAAAAAATAGTATGACCAGTACATAAGATGATACCCTATAAAAGCAAAACGCACGTCACgaaataaagaagaagtaatTATTCAACAAACACTATATATCTATAGTCATAAAAACTACTAACATTCAACAACCTAATTTATTCTCAtcgtttttgtatattttttttttggataaattttttttattctcctaGTTCTAGTTATGATAATCATAAATGGTTCATTTACATAccacacaaatatttttttttaaacaacataaaattcaaattataaatgttaacAGTTATTACACAATGAatctatatattctttatttatttattgtattataaaaatttattcaacatAACCCGTAGAATAAGGATGTAACGCTTATTGAGTTTgaatagaaatttgaaaagcATTAAAGAAATTAGTCTAGTTGAAAATTTACCTTATTAATGTATAAATTATTCCTTTCATTAAGGtaacctttcttttttcttacctttttgttcatcttaccatttataaattaaatatatccaattattttcattaataaCATCAAACTGTTCTCtattcatcatttttattagttgtttccttcttttaaaCTAAATTTATCTTTGGTTCTGTTCCTTACTATTGGTTCCATGTACAAAATTATTACTGACACatttcttttagaaaaaaacagcTTTTACTACATTGACGCACGCTTAGAACACGAAAACAGTCACACTAGCTAGACAAGGCTTTGACGAGACCCGAGCCATAGCTGATTGAATCAATCCACACTTTCTTCGGGAGTGTTTTTCacagttttcacttttcacttttcttcccccaaaaaataataaaaaataatactaaaatcaatttccaatttaatatttaaaaaattactctctctctctctctctctctctctcttctctttctctttcgctTTCGCTTTCCTTCATGCTCTCTCCATCGCAGTCACAGGCAAACTTATACAGTTCCGAGATTTCATCATTCTTTTGTTCCACCGCCGGCCATGTTTTTATAATATCTATACAGTAGAGCTCCGGCGAACTCTCtctggaagaaaaaaacaagtaacttctttttcttttccttcttcttcttagtgttTTCTTCGATTTTTCTTAGTTTTCAAATCCTGGATCTACTGTTTTTCGATTCGTTTCCATGACGTTGTTCTGAttctttatcttcttattttcttgaaGCACAATGGCACTGGAAACGCGAAGCTGAGAGAAGGAGGAGGGAAAAAAAATGTCAGGTTCGAGAGTAACGGATCTGAGTAAATTGCATCTGAAGAAGGAGCTGACTCAAATCAGAAAAGCTGGCCGTGTTTTACGCGATCCAGGCACTACTTCCTCCTGGAAATCTCCTCTCGATTCCTCGAGATCCGTCGCCGTTTTGGACCTTCCGGCGGCGACTAGTAGAAACGGTGGGGGTTTGAGTCAGTTCCCGATTCGAGGAGAGAGTAGTAATAATACTAATCGtgggaaagagaagaaggtgTTCTTGTATAACTGGAAAACTCAGAAATCTTCTAGTGAGAAAAGTGGATTAGCTAATAAGAACAATGgtaaggaggaagaagaaggagaagaggctTCTTCGTGGACACAAGCTAgtgttaatgatgatgatgatgatgatgtgagtgATGCGAGGAACGGTGGTGGTGATTCCAAGAGTGATTCATATCTTGGAGTGGGTTTTAGGTGTAGAGATACGAGTCTAGCCTCACAAGGTGTGTCTAAGATGAGGAAGAGTAGTGTTGGTTgtagcaagaagaagaagaagaagaagagtcagaAAAAAACTAGCTCGTCTCGTTTGGATTTTTTGTCAAAGTATCATCAACCTAGAGATGATATTGTTTCTAGTAGAAAATGTAATCCTGGATCTGGTTTAGCTGTTAGGAGAGGAGACTCTGCTGAGTTATCTGATGATACAGAGGAGGATTTGAGCAAGGTTACTGGTGCGTCTCCTTTGCTTTTGAAGCTTCAGCACAAGAACTGGTCACGTTCTTCTTCTAAATTGTTGAGATCTAATAGAAAAGAGGATTCTTCATGTACTTATAATAGCACACCTGCTTTGTCTACTAGCTCGTACAATATGTATGCTGTTCGTAATCCTAGCACAGTTGGATCTTGGGATGGTACCACGACTTCGCTGAATGATGGTGACGATGAGTTGGATGATAACTTGGATTTGCCAGGGAGGCAAGGTTGCGGCATTCCGTGTTACTGGACGAAGAAGGCGATGAAACATAGAGGTGGATGTAGAAGTTGTTGTTCTCCGTCATTTTCGGATACTCTGAGAAGAACCGGAAGTAGCATTTTGTGTGGGAGTCAATCTGTGTATCCAAGACATAATAGACATTCTTCTGGAGGGTATAGTAAACAGAAAATTGCTTCCAGAAGTGCACAAGGTGTTTTACCTTTACTCACGTACGGCGGTGATGGGAGAGGAGGGTCTTCTTTAGGAACCGGGCTTAGTGATGACGAGCTTTCTACCAATTACGGTGAGCTTGATTTAGAGGCTCAGAGTAGATTAGACGGGAGGAGGTGGTCTACTAGTTATAGAAGTCAAGATGGTTTGGAGGCTGTTGCGttagatggagaaggagaagaaggaagcacACCGGAAACAATCCGAAGCTTCAGCCAAAAGTACAGACCAATGTTTTTTGAGGAATTGATTGGACAGAGTATAGTGGTTCAATCTCTAATGAACGCTGTGAAAAGGAGTAGGATCGCTCCTGTTTATCTTTTCCAGGGTCCTAGAGGAACTGGTAAAACATCAACCGCAAGAATTTTTTCAGCCGCCCTGAATTGTGTGGCCACTGAAGAATTGAAGCCTTGTGGGTACTGTAAAGAGTGCAATGATTTCATGTCTGGGAAAAGTAAGGATTTTTGGGAACTTGATGGAGCTAATAAGAAGGGAGCTGATAAGGTTAGGTACCTTTTAAAAAACCTACCGACGATACTTCCACGGAATTCCTTAACATACAAGGTTTTTGTGATAGACGAGTGTCATTTGCTACCATCGAAGACGTGGCTGTCTTTTCTTAAGTTTCTTGAGAACCCTCTGCAGAAAGTTGTCTTCATATTTATAACGACTGACCTTGACAATGTTCCTCGGACCATTCAGTCAAGGTGCCAGAAGTTCCTCTTTGATAAACTCAAAGATTCGGACATAGTAGTGAGACTAAAGAAAATTGCTTCAGACGAAAATCTTGATGTAGACTTGCATGCGTTGGACCTGATTGCTATGAACGCGGATGGCTCACTTCGGGATGCTGAAACAATGTTGGAGCAGCTGAGTTTGCTGGGAAAACGCATCACCACTGCTCTAGTAAACGAGCTCGTAAGTCTTTCTAATTCTTCTATGTAACTGCTGTGCATTGGAAAAaggtaaaatttattaatgCTAAACAAATGTGGCATCATGTATTTGTGCAGGTGGGTGTTGTTTCAGATGAAAAATTGTTGGAACTCTTGGAATTAGCATTGTCTTCTGACACCGCAGAGACCGTAAAGCGAGCTAGAGAGTTGTTGGACCTTGGAGCTGACCCAATAGTCTTGATGTCTCAACTCGCTAGTCTTATCATGGATATCATTGCTGGTACATACAAGGTCGTAAATGAAAAATACAGCAACGCCTTCCTTAATGGACGAAACTGTGAGTTCCACCCAGCAACGTATTTGAAATCCATGGTGGTCATCTGTGCTAATATATTAGCTTATTATGCGTTATGATCTTTTAGCTTGTTCAGATCATTACCATTGCAGTTTTTTTTACACCCTTAAAAGCCAATTTATCTTGTGAGAGCAATAACAGTCTTTACTATGAGTCTTTAACCACTTTGTCTGATTTTGGCAAAATCcttgctttgtttttgtagtGACTGAAGCGGATATGGAGGGACTAAAGCATGCTTTGAAACTTCTTTCTGAGGCGGAGAAGCAGCTTAGAGTTTCTAATGACCGTTCAACATGGTTCACAGCAACTTTGCTACAGCTTGGGTCAATGCCTTCTCCTGGCACCACACATACAGGAAGTAGTAGAAGGCAAAGCTCTAGAGCAACTGACGATGCGTCAAGCATTTCTAGGGAAGTGATGGCTTACAAACAGAGAATCGGAGGACTTCACTTTAGTAAGTCAGCATCCCCAGCTTCGGTTATAAGAAGGAACGGGAATCCTTCCCATGAAGCAAAAGCATTCTCCAGGGTTATCGATAACAACTGCTATAAATCCTCGTCATCTAGCGGGAGCGAAGCTTCCATTGCCTCACATGACAATAGCATCGCAAGCACCATGATGCTTAATCAAAGAAGTTCAGAGAAACTTAACGATATATGGAGAAAATGTATAGAAAGATGTCATTCCAAGACATTGAGGCAGCTGCTCTATACTCATGGGAAACTTATATCTATCAGTGAAGTTGAAGGTAAAAAGCCGAAGAGTTTATATatcttttcacttttaaaagtttttgcaTCCTTAAAAAGATGAATATGATTTGCAGGTATTCTAGTTGCTTATATCGCGTTTGGAGAAAATGATATCAAATTGAGAGCTGAAAGGTTTCTAAGCAGTATTACAAACTCGATCGAAATGGTACTAAGGCGAAGCGTAGAGGTCAGGATAATCCTCTTGCCTGAAACCGAGTTACTCGTCGTCCCTCACCAAACCCGGAAACAAGAAATGACTAACAAAAGTGGGCATCTTAATAGCAGCATCGCTGGTTTGAATGCTGAATCAGATGGTGAAGTTGGTAGCAGCGAGGAAAGCAGATCAAAACTCCCAATGCAAAGGATAGAGTCGATCATCCGAGAACAAAGATTAGAAACCGCGTGGTTACAAACTGCTGATAAAGACACACCTGGATCAATAGTACGGGTAAAACCCGAAAGGAATCAGATTCTACCTCAAGAAGAAGACACTTATCGCCAACAACCTAATGTAGGTTCTGCTATTTCTTCTTCGGGACTAACCCCACACCATTGGGTAGATGATTTAAACAATGAAGTTAAGCTTTTGAGAATCGGCGACAATGGTGAGCTTCAGGAGAATCTAACCGGTAAAAGAGGAGAGAATTGTCCTCTTTCCCCAAGCTTACTTCATAATACTAACTTCGGAAACAACAAAGACAATCTGTAAGTTTCCTCACTCTGATCCTTTTCGATTTaaactgaaaaaagaaaaccaaataagaTAAGTATTGTCATAATAATATCATGAACATTTTGGCTTTGGTTGTGTAGAGGAGGATACGAATCAGGATCAGGAAGAGTTGgttgtaatatattattttgttggaaCACAAACAAGACTCAGAGACGAAGCAAGGTTTGTGTTAATAACTTGAATCTGTTCCTTCTTTtggaagtttatttttttctcatttatttttgttttgcggATTTGATTAGTCGAAACAGGTTAAGGGAACTCCTGTTCGTTCCCGGAGAAATCAGAAGAGTCGATTCTCTCTGTTTAATGGATGTGCTAAGCCAAGGAAAGCAGAAGGTAACAACATTAGAAGATGAAACTAGTTTCTCAAATCATGATAACAAAATTGTTCCCTCAAGCTCTAATTTAGCATCTGTTCTTCCACTTCCACATAGTTTTTCTATTCGATACTGATATTATGTCAAAggatagttttaatttatttactgtaAAGTTCCTATCCTATGGGTTTCAAcaactccattttttttatcttataaaacctCAAAAATGTTACTATGAAATAAAGAATCGACCAATAGGTTAACCTTGAGCAatagttttcaagtttttgttttcatttgtcAAAATAATTGTTAAGGACCTTTAACGAAACACAACAGTGCAATAAATTCTAAAGGGACATTTTGCTAGGCCTACCATTTTTTATGATAGGCTAACCATTTTTATTCACAACTCAAATACGAAGATGAACATGAAGGTCGTCTCTACAGACTACGATACCAATGTTGGTTACCCTGCTTCCTCATGCATGTagctatttttttcttttcccttcttttttctttaataaatattttgctACTTTCCACAAGGGACGACATTTTCTTGCATGTGGCTTTGTCCAAGCTAGGATTGAGCCTTTTTCTCTTACACCACCATATCCTAAATTCGAAAGTCGAAACCAACTTTGAACCGATCCATCGACCACCGCTTTTCCCAGCTGAGCCAATTCTTTATTTTCACCAAAGCAGCATCCGAAGATTGATGTGAAGAAGCAGTTCCCAATCCAACCTTATTGTCCTCCGGGTTTCCAATATCCCCTAACGCCGGACTCATtgaaattatataatgtatCATATGTATGATAAGGGATCTATCTATTATATAAAGAGCCGATTGTGTCTCATAAGAGTTTGTTATCTAAGCACCCATTTTGTTCTACACAGATTTTACAgtactattttatttgatagttGATACTAGCTAGGCTGGTGATTAAAAGAAGATAATCTCATTAATCGGTTCCCTATCAATAAGTCCATAAACAATACATATTTGTTCACTCACGTAttattgaattatatattgaCTAGAAAACTCAGCACCCAAAAGAAGCTTTTACCTTCTGGTTTTCCATTACACTAAGTTTTGAACCCAcgttattttgataaaaattatatatgattaatgacggtaatgaaatattattttacataaaactttaaattactattaaggaaaaaattaaatttcatataaacaattttttaaaatataaaaatcagttgtgttttaaaatcaaatctgataaaaaaatcatgaatctaACTCGACGTCTAGGCGAGgcggatcaaactggtgacctcacatatcttaaaccatttctttggccaccagaaaaacaaaacaattttataatcatgaatttatctcctttgtcatatttaattgatagctatcacctatgttttcgtgtttttttatttaatgttttcttattcttcatattctttcttgtcattttcattgtcaaattttatggtaattgtcatcgttacttttaccgtccagttctttgttatactcttcttcttgtgcttcctcgtcaactttttcacattctttcactgaaaaagactttttttttagactaccacacaacttgttaaaccatcaaactccaagaccaaaattattttttctcataaaaattatgcaattcatgaaaaccagcatagtcaacacatgcaaccaattattgataatttcatctatatatttctcaaaccaaaatccttacttgcagagaaagtaatatgaacttatgtatagtaaaaacaatatttgtgcttttcgtcgatccttcttctttaaactcaaataacatcaaatcaaggccttgcgacgtcaatccttctttcttagacttaaaaataaaatttttactgcaaaagtatcaaatcatctataaagtcatacacaaaaatatgttttacagctcataagaaatataaagcacaaacggaaataagtaagatatttcaagatatttaaaaatttgatatataatatttagtaattcttaaactttttaatttttaaaagagattaaatatttaaaatatttcaaactttagatgtattttaattatcagtaatattttttttagagttaaatattaatgacacttttactttttttagagtttaaatagttataatattttaacatttttatggaggtatttataatatttctaaacattctataaaaaatatttaaacctttaaaaaaattaatttgctaaaataaatcaaataacttttaaattCGGAAACCTGATAAATAAGCATAATTCAAGCAAACctgataaatttatagttaaaaacatattatttttatttataatggttttcagccattgtctaaaattttctagccgatatGAGACGttgtacatatttcttttatttttatagattttatttttttctaaaatatcttaataatatagattactactatatttccaaaaaatttcttagcaaaatatctaattcttattggttttttaaattctatatggacacctttaggagtttatagcttcaactttttattagtatagatgtactatcttaaaatttctatggaggttaagtaattgtaatattttaaaacattctataaagtttgaatattttaatatttgaaccttttaaaagtttcaatatttataatatttcaaatttttaaaatttataaattttaatttttataaaaagcttttaaatgttaagaaatttttaaaatttaaaaattataatattttgaaacctttttaaagctaaaacttttagaagtttcaatatttataatattttaaacttttaaaaggttcggatataatatttgaaccttttaaaaagtttcaatatttataatattttaaactattaaaattttaaaattataatatattaaaattttaaaattataatatttaaaaacttttataagctaagagcttttaaaattttcaatatttataatatttaaattttaaaaactttaaatactataatattttttgaaactttttaaagttttagtttgatcaaataaaaaacaggatcaaaccgaataaaacttttaaacttggatgcctgataaatcaagctttcctgctcattcgttattggaagcatattaatcttatttatactggtttgaACCATTGCCTATAAATTTTCTAGCCAATGtaggatattgtacatagtttttttatttccataaatttaaaatttttctttttctaaaaaattctagaaatttagaaaatgttaatgaatgacatgtcaaatcctgataggatatttaaaataattcttaatatataaaattctgaatatttctaaaaatgttaattagtgacatgttgaatccctattggttgttttaaagcttagtggacagccttagaagctta from Camelina sativa cultivar DH55 chromosome 9, Cs, whole genome shotgun sequence encodes:
- the LOC104710166 gene encoding protein STICHEL-like; protein product: MSGSRVTDLSKLHLKKELTQIRKAGRVLRDPGTTSSWKSPLDSSRSVAVLDLPAATSRNGGGLSQFPIRGESSNNTNRGKEKKVFLYNWKTQKSSSEKSGLANKNNGKEEEEGEEASSWTQASVNDDDDDDVSDARNGGGDSKSDSYLGVGFRCRDTSLASQGVSKMRKSSVGCSKKKKKKKSQKKTSSSRLDFLSKYHQPRDDIVSSRKCNPGSGLAVRRGDSAELSDDTEEDLSKVTGASPLLLKLQHKNWSRSSSKLLRSNRKEDSSCTYNSTPALSTSSYNMYAVRNPSTVGSWDGTTTSLNDGDDELDDNLDLPGRQGCGIPCYWTKKAMKHRGGCRSCCSPSFSDTLRRTGSSILCGSQSVYPRHNRHSSGGYSKQKIASRSAQGVLPLLTYGGDGRGGSSLGTGLSDDELSTNYGELDLEAQSRLDGRRWSTSYRSQDGLEAVALDGEGEEGSTPETIRSFSQKYRPMFFEELIGQSIVVQSLMNAVKRSRIAPVYLFQGPRGTGKTSTARIFSAALNCVATEELKPCGYCKECNDFMSGKSKDFWELDGANKKGADKVRYLLKNLPTILPRNSLTYKVFVIDECHLLPSKTWLSFLKFLENPLQKVVFIFITTDLDNVPRTIQSRCQKFLFDKLKDSDIVVRLKKIASDENLDVDLHALDLIAMNADGSLRDAETMLEQLSLLGKRITTALVNELVGVVSDEKLLELLELALSSDTAETVKRARELLDLGADPIVLMSQLASLIMDIIAGTYKVVNEKYSNAFLNGRNLTEADMEGLKHALKLLSEAEKQLRVSNDRSTWFTATLLQLGSMPSPGTTHTGSSRRQSSRATDDASSISREVMAYKQRIGGLHFSKSASPASVIRRNGNPSHEAKAFSRVIDNNCYKSSSSSGSEASIASHDNSIASTMMLNQRSSEKLNDIWRKCIERCHSKTLRQLLYTHGKLISISEVEGILVAYIAFGENDIKLRAERFLSSITNSIEMVLRRSVEVRIILLPETELLVVPHQTRKQEMTNKSGHLNSSIAGLNAESDGEVGSSEESRSKLPMQRIESIIREQRLETAWLQTADKDTPGSIVRVKPERNQILPQEEDTYRQQPNVGSAISSSGLTPHHWVDDLNNEVKLLRIGDNGELQENLTGKRGENCPLSPSLLHNTNFGNNKDNLGGYESGSGRVGCNILFCWNTNKTQRRSKSKQVKGTPVRSRRNQKSRFSLFNGCAKPRKAEGNNIRR